One Planctomycetota bacterium genomic window carries:
- a CDS encoding ABC transporter ATP-binding protein codes for MPAERPSSAPIPPGASPARRESKRAFARFVRMLGAEWRFVLPAFGCVLLSGFTLGVGMLGASPILDNILGAKKDLPVFAREFNEMLRDWASSSGVGRVVGPVLEIPDALIARLPEGPFTALVIIMAVLAVLTAVGAAANFGHAYLSITAVNNTVARVRLLAFRRALRSPLGVVARLGASDLVSRIVNDSTQLSNGLQVLLSKAVLQVFKGVAALIVALAFDARVTLGALLVAPALYTVIRRLGKRIKRAAGAALESQSDLMGHAGQALGGLRTVKAHGGERLEIGAFRQHNRDMLRELGRARTARALASPLTEMLSIFLLCGLVLLAGNLVIRGTVSAKDFILALASLAVAGAALKPLTGIINDIQMASPAAARLARVIDLAGEEPRARRTARLGRHRRSVSWEGVRFTYPGADAPAVRDVSLEVSHGERVAFVGPNGCGKTTLLSLLPRLFDPDTGTIRVDGVDVRTVSLRSLRAQIGVVSQDTVLFRGTVRENIAYGRLGATDDAVEHAARLARAHEFIERLPRGYGALLGEGGSGLSGGQRQRLAIARAVLRDPAILVLDEATSMIDGESEGRIAEAIAEFSVGRTTLVVAHRLSTVLMCDRIVVMQDGVIADVGRHDELLDRCELYRQLARGQLLVSGRG; via the coding sequence ATGCCCGCCGAGCGACCGAGTTCCGCCCCCATCCCGCCCGGCGCGTCGCCCGCGCGCCGGGAGTCGAAGCGCGCCTTCGCGCGGTTCGTCCGGATGCTGGGGGCGGAGTGGCGGTTCGTGCTCCCGGCGTTCGGGTGCGTGCTGCTCTCGGGGTTCACGCTGGGCGTGGGCATGCTCGGCGCCAGCCCGATCCTGGACAACATCCTGGGCGCCAAGAAGGACCTTCCGGTCTTCGCGCGCGAGTTCAACGAGATGCTGCGCGACTGGGCGTCGTCGTCGGGCGTGGGGCGCGTGGTCGGCCCGGTGCTCGAGATCCCCGATGCGCTCATCGCGCGTCTGCCCGAGGGGCCCTTCACCGCGCTGGTGATCATCATGGCGGTGCTGGCGGTGCTGACGGCGGTGGGAGCCGCGGCGAACTTCGGGCACGCGTACCTCTCGATCACCGCGGTGAACAACACCGTGGCGCGGGTGCGCCTGCTGGCATTCCGGCGTGCGCTGCGCTCGCCCCTGGGGGTCGTGGCGCGTTTGGGCGCGTCGGATCTCGTGAGCCGCATCGTGAACGACAGCACGCAGCTCTCCAACGGGCTGCAGGTGCTGCTCTCCAAGGCGGTGCTGCAGGTCTTCAAGGGGGTGGCGGCATTGATTGTGGCGCTGGCGTTCGACGCGCGCGTCACGCTGGGCGCGCTGCTCGTGGCGCCCGCGCTCTACACCGTGATCCGGCGCCTGGGCAAGCGCATCAAGCGGGCGGCGGGGGCGGCGTTGGAATCGCAGTCCGACCTCATGGGGCACGCCGGGCAGGCCCTGGGCGGGCTGCGGACGGTGAAGGCGCACGGGGGCGAGCGCCTCGAGATCGGCGCGTTCCGCCAGCACAACCGCGACATGCTGCGCGAGCTGGGCCGCGCCCGCACCGCGCGGGCGCTCGCCAGCCCGCTGACGGAGATGCTCTCGATCTTCCTGCTGTGCGGGCTGGTGCTGCTCGCGGGCAACCTGGTCATCCGCGGGACGGTGAGCGCGAAGGACTTCATCCTGGCGCTCGCGTCGCTCGCCGTCGCCGGGGCCGCCCTCAAGCCGCTGACGGGCATCATCAACGACATCCAGATGGCGTCCCCGGCCGCGGCACGCCTGGCGCGCGTCATCGACCTCGCGGGCGAAGAGCCCCGCGCGCGGCGCACGGCGCGGCTGGGGCGGCATCGGCGCTCGGTCTCGTGGGAGGGCGTGCGATTCACGTACCCGGGCGCCGACGCGCCCGCCGTGCGCGACGTCTCGCTCGAGGTCTCGCACGGCGAGCGGGTCGCGTTCGTCGGGCCCAACGGCTGCGGCAAGACCACCCTGCTGAGCCTGCTGCCGCGACTCTTCGACCCCGACACGGGCACGATCCGCGTCGACGGCGTCGACGTCCGCACCGTCTCGCTGCGCTCGCTGCGGGCCCAGATCGGCGTGGTCTCGCAGGACACCGTGCTCTTCCGGGGCACGGTGCGCGAGAACATCGCGTACGGGCGCCTGGGCGCGACCGACGACGCCGTCGAGCACGCGGCCCGGCTCGCGCGGGCGCACGAGTTCATCGAGCGCCTGCCCCGGGGCTACGGCGCGCTGCTGGGCGAGGGGGGCTCGGGGCTGTCGGGCGGGCAGCGCCAGCGCCTGGCGATCGCCCGGGCCGTGCTGCGCGATCCGGCGATCCTGGTGCTCGACGAGGCGACGAGCATGATCGACGGCGAGAGCGAAGGGCGCATCGCCGAGGCGATCGCGGAGTTCAGCGTCGGGCGCACGACGCTGGTCGTGGCCCATCGGCTGAGCACGGTGCTGATGTGCGACCGGATCGTGGTGATGCAGGACGGGGTGATCGCCGACGTGGGCCGCCACGACGAACTGCTGGACCGGTGCGAGCTGTACCGCCAGTTGGCGCGCGGGCAGCTCCTGGTCTCGGGGCGGGGGTAG
- a CDS encoding NAD(P)/FAD-dependent oxidoreductase, whose product MPRPRVVIIGAGFAGLAAARALRRAPVAVTIIDRQNHHVFQPLLYQVASAALSPAQIAAPVRAILGAQRNTEIVMGEVVGIDLALRGVCLGSGEVLGYETLIIAAGATHSYFGRDDWAAFAPGLKTIDDALAIRARLLRAFEAAERETDPERVRALLTFVVVGAGPTGVEMSGAIAEIARSIIRADYRRIDTSRARVVLIEAQARVLPSGFPDVLCARAARDLRDMGVEVRTGERVTAIDARGVEVGGVRIESCNVIWAAGVRASPLGALLGTDLDANGRVKVGADLALPGHPEVFVIGDLAHVPDGARGGLVPGVAPAAMQMGRYVGGVVARESRRGGAPGPRPAFRYRDKGTLATIGRARAVARVAGMNLTGFVAWAFWALLHVFFLIGFRNRVMVMFDWVWEYVFFERGARLITGDGGRSEAAPPT is encoded by the coding sequence ATGCCCAGACCCCGGGTCGTCATCATCGGGGCGGGGTTCGCCGGGCTGGCCGCGGCCCGGGCGCTCCGCCGGGCGCCGGTCGCCGTCACGATCATCGACCGCCAGAACCACCACGTCTTCCAGCCGCTGCTGTACCAGGTGGCGTCGGCGGCGCTCTCGCCCGCGCAGATCGCCGCGCCGGTGCGGGCCATCCTGGGCGCCCAGCGGAACACCGAGATCGTGATGGGCGAGGTCGTGGGCATCGACCTGGCGCTGCGGGGCGTGTGCCTGGGCTCGGGCGAGGTGCTGGGGTACGAGACGTTGATCATCGCGGCGGGGGCGACGCACTCGTACTTCGGGCGCGACGACTGGGCGGCGTTTGCGCCCGGGCTCAAGACGATCGACGATGCGCTCGCGATCCGGGCGCGCCTGCTGCGCGCGTTCGAGGCGGCGGAGCGCGAGACCGACCCGGAGCGCGTGCGGGCGCTGCTGACGTTCGTGGTGGTGGGGGCCGGGCCGACGGGCGTGGAGATGAGCGGGGCGATCGCGGAGATCGCGCGGTCGATCATCCGGGCGGACTACCGGCGGATCGACACAAGCCGCGCCCGCGTCGTGCTGATCGAGGCGCAGGCGCGGGTGCTGCCGAGCGGGTTCCCCGACGTGCTGTGCGCCCGGGCCGCCCGCGACCTGCGCGACATGGGCGTCGAGGTGCGCACCGGGGAGCGGGTGACGGCGATCGACGCGCGGGGCGTGGAGGTGGGGGGCGTGCGGATCGAGTCGTGCAACGTGATCTGGGCGGCGGGGGTGCGGGCCTCGCCGCTGGGCGCGCTGCTGGGCACGGACCTGGACGCGAACGGGCGCGTGAAGGTGGGCGCTGATCTTGCCCTGCCCGGGCACCCCGAGGTGTTCGTGATCGGCGATCTCGCGCATGTGCCCGACGGGGCACGGGGCGGGCTGGTGCCGGGCGTTGCACCGGCCGCGATGCAGATGGGGCGGTACGTGGGGGGCGTGGTGGCGCGCGAGTCTCGGCGCGGTGGTGCGCCCGGGCCCCGACCTGCGTTCCGATACCGCGACAAGGGCACGCTCGCGACGATCGGGCGCGCCCGGGCCGTGGCGCGCGTCGCGGGGATGAACCTCACCGGGTTCGTCGCGTGGGCGTTCTGGGCCCTGCTGCACGTGTTTTTCCTGATCGGCTTCCGCAATCGCGTGATGGTGATGTTCGACTGGGTGTGGGAGTACGTGTTCTTCGAGCGCGGCGCACGCCTGATAACCGGCGACGGCGGCCGGTCGGAGGCGGCGCCCCCGACGTAA
- a CDS encoding DUF456 domain-containing protein — protein MLDWPWADIAGVGVILLASLVGVVLTVITLPGTWVPIVVAAGVKLWQPELVPWWAILVALALAVIAEVIEFAACALGASRAGATRRGAIGAMVGSFIGAIVGSALPPFPVGTILGGVVGAAGGALIGERTLQRCWRESGKAAMGAAIGRTVATLTKAALAGVIGVLLSLTASFGAFEPG, from the coding sequence ATGCTGGACTGGCCCTGGGCCGACATCGCGGGCGTCGGGGTGATCCTGCTGGCATCGCTGGTCGGCGTGGTGCTGACCGTGATCACGCTGCCGGGAACGTGGGTGCCCATCGTCGTGGCCGCGGGCGTCAAGCTGTGGCAGCCAGAGCTCGTGCCCTGGTGGGCGATCCTGGTCGCCCTCGCGCTGGCGGTGATCGCCGAGGTGATCGAGTTCGCGGCGTGTGCGCTGGGCGCCTCACGCGCCGGCGCGACGCGGCGCGGCGCGATCGGCGCGATGGTCGGGTCGTTCATCGGCGCGATTGTCGGTTCCGCGCTCCCGCCGTTCCCGGTCGGGACGATCCTGGGCGGGGTGGTGGGTGCGGCGGGCGGGGCGCTCATCGGCGAGCGCACGCTGCAGCGCTGCTGGAGGGAATCCGGAAAAGCCGCGATGGGGGCCGCAATCGGGCGCACCGTCGCGACGCTGACCAAGGCGGCGTTGGCCGGGGTGATCGGGGTGCTGCTGTCGCTGACGGCGAGCTTCGGGGCGTTCGAGCCGGGCTAG
- a CDS encoding PhoH family protein, which yields MVKGVASSAQPPVHPAPGADLHPTDQGRNGNHPDDKPARGKGREPASDKGVKTFVLDTNILLHNPDALFVFQDNHVVIPFKVIEELDKLKKKDDDLGRNARACIRHLDRLRAIGRLSEGVQWDRLPTLPNAARSPGVNGRTGTIRIEVTDFARPAAIIEDQPDNHIIAVAYHLKEKGVRTVFVTKDLSARIKSDALGIKTEDFENQKVDAERLYSGFTTLRVEGALIDELYRDRMLPMERLRGTTELRGGPDAMPHDEPFDAALIPNEFVVLCDQDDENHTGLARRLGDTEHLIPVTGPRKPVYGIMARNVQQTMAMDVLLDEDIKLVTLLGSAGTGKTLLALAAGMSKVFGEERYDKLLVARPIMPLGRDIGYLPGDKDEKLTAWMQPIFDNLGYLLGTRGAHMQGPESQSSEQRIGKLMADGKLVLEPLTYIRGRSIPRQFMIVDEAQNLTPHEIKTIASRVGEGTKLILTGDIGQIDNPYLDQSSNGLAYTIEKMKGVRLYAHVTLARSERSELASLAASRL from the coding sequence ATGGTCAAAGGCGTCGCGTCGTCGGCCCAGCCGCCGGTCCACCCCGCGCCGGGCGCAGACCTCCACCCGACCGACCAGGGACGGAACGGGAACCACCCCGACGACAAGCCCGCGCGAGGCAAGGGGCGCGAGCCCGCGTCCGACAAGGGCGTCAAGACGTTCGTGCTCGACACGAACATCCTGCTGCACAACCCCGACGCGCTGTTCGTCTTTCAGGACAACCACGTCGTCATCCCGTTCAAGGTCATCGAAGAACTCGACAAGCTCAAGAAGAAGGACGACGACCTGGGACGCAACGCCCGGGCGTGCATCCGCCACCTCGACCGCCTGCGCGCCATCGGGCGGCTGAGCGAGGGCGTGCAGTGGGACCGGCTGCCCACGCTGCCCAACGCGGCACGCTCGCCCGGCGTCAACGGACGCACGGGCACCATCCGCATCGAGGTCACCGACTTCGCCCGCCCCGCGGCGATCATCGAGGACCAGCCCGACAACCACATCATCGCCGTCGCCTACCACCTGAAGGAAAAGGGCGTCCGCACGGTCTTCGTCACCAAGGACCTCTCGGCGCGCATCAAGAGCGACGCCCTGGGCATCAAGACCGAGGACTTCGAGAACCAGAAGGTCGACGCCGAACGCCTCTACTCCGGGTTCACGACCCTCCGCGTCGAGGGCGCGCTCATCGACGAGCTCTACCGCGACCGCATGCTGCCCATGGAGCGCCTCCGAGGCACGACCGAGCTGCGCGGCGGGCCCGACGCGATGCCCCACGATGAGCCCTTCGACGCGGCACTCATCCCCAACGAGTTCGTCGTGCTCTGCGACCAGGACGACGAGAACCACACGGGCCTCGCCCGGCGCCTGGGCGACACCGAGCACCTCATCCCCGTCACCGGGCCCCGCAAGCCGGTCTACGGCATCATGGCCCGCAACGTGCAGCAGACCATGGCGATGGACGTGCTCCTCGACGAGGACATCAAGCTCGTCACGCTCCTGGGCAGCGCGGGCACCGGCAAGACCCTCCTCGCCCTCGCCGCCGGCATGAGCAAGGTCTTCGGCGAAGAACGCTACGACAAGCTGCTCGTCGCGCGCCCCATCATGCCCCTGGGGCGCGACATCGGCTACCTCCCCGGCGACAAGGACGAGAAGCTCACCGCCTGGATGCAGCCCATCTTCGACAACCTCGGCTACCTGCTCGGCACCCGCGGCGCCCACATGCAGGGCCCCGAGAGCCAGAGCAGCGAGCAGCGCATCGGCAAACTCATGGCCGACGGCAAGCTCGTGCTCGAGCCCCTCACGTACATCCGCGGACGCAGCATCCCCCGCCAGTTCATGATCGTCGACGAGGCGCAGAACCTCACGCCCCACGAGATCAAGACCATCGCCAGCCGCGTCGGCGAGGGCACCAAGCTCATCCTCACCGGCGACATCGGGCAGATCGACAACCCCTACCTCGACCAGTCAAGCAACGGCCTGGCGTACACCATCGAGAAAATGAAGGGCGTCCGCCTCTACGCACACGTCACGCTCGCCCGGAGCGAACGCAGCGAACTCGCCAGCCTGGCGGCGTCGAGGTTGTAA